The genome window GAGAAGACACTATAGATGCACACAACAAAAACGTTACTTTATTTATCGAGCTGAGTACGAAGTCGTGTATCACAGAACCCAAGGGATTGTCAACGCATGGAATTAGCAGCTttcgaattttttatttaatatttttttatatgtgTGTTGATGTTTGTTGATATGTTTGTGTTGATATATTTCTGATACAACTTATTTTCATATTCATTCAGTTCAAAATACGTACCTCGttttgaataataaaaatatacttCTATTCAATAATTAAATATAATCAATAATTCAACGTACCTCGTTTAGTGAATCCATTAGAAATTAAATATTGCCGTAACCATTCTCTAGTTAGTTCATTTTTAGTCATTAGTTCTGCACCGaagtcgattttgttttctatCTTAAGTGACAGATTCACAAAAGTGGGCTCTCCATTTTCAAACTGAAAAAAAGGAACGCTGGTTTTTGTGATAATATTCATTTGCATTGAATTCGCATTAgaacttttcctttttattgcccattttctgaaaatttcacttGAGCTGAATGCGATGGATTCGGACGGACGAGGTGTTTTCTTGTGTAAATATTCATTGTAGTCAACAATATGATAGTCACAGTCTAAATCAACAGCATGTATATCCATATGTTCTCCATAAGtgttctttcttatttttccatCATCTAGTGATAAGCAGCGACAATCTGCTTTCGATAACATCTGCTGTCTAATGATGTACTCCAAAGTTTGATGACAAACAAATTCGGTTCCAGAACGAAGTGGTAATGGTTCATCAAAAGAGATTAATCCATTCGAATTGCAATCTGATGGAGTAATTTTAAATGCTATCTCCCAACTTTCTAATGTGGGGCAACAGTTTAGAAGAAGGATTGCTGAAGCCTCAGGAAGGATAATGGCAGTCTCTGCAAATAGGCGCTCTATATTCTCTTGATTTGAAgtttgaaatgaaagaaattcaatttcagAAATACTTTTCTCTGATTTCAACACATTAGTAAAGTTGAAATTTGGTAAATATTCGATAACATCACCGCTCTGTTTAACAATCTCGCCTTGTGTATACTGTATCGCATTCTCATTTTTTGACCCAAATGGAATTGCACTTTGAATTGAGTAGAACTGATTACCTTTGTTAATAATCTTCTGTGCTTTATTTTGAAGGATTTGCAAGTATTGTGCTATTAATACTTCCTTTAGCCTTGAAGTTCGAATTGGCTCTACACACAACATCTTTTCCACAATTGCATTGAATTCTTTCATTTCCTGAACTCTTTTATTTGATGTAAGAACTTGCGACGAAGTCTTCATTTTCTCTTGATCATGAAGCAAAACTTGCAGACCTGACTTATGCTCCTTTTCCGTCAGCGCCGAAACTTTTGTAAATACCGCAAACATTTTCGACATTCTAGTTTTGCTCACTAATTCCGAATTATCCACAATAGGATTTACTATTACTTTTTTGCTTCTTGGATCGATAGAAACTGCTTCGTAATCGATACTAAGCTGAGTTTCATTCTTTGACGTAAGTGGTGCCTCTATTTCATTCAAATGACAGAAAAAAATATCACTGTTTTTCGCCGAAAAAGTGTCATCGAAGTATTTCAAATACTCTCTGGATTGCCGAATTTTATACCATGaccttaaaaaatcaaaagaaaatattaaagcTAGAGAGTGAGAATATCTTACAATAAATAGGAGAAATACAACTGCGAAGGTAATAACCACAAATAAGGATTCAATGGCTTCAAGCTCAtaattcaaattctattttatacaagaTAACAGCCTCTTCAGAAAAACCAATTTCTCAGCTAATGAAGAGCTTAGGACGATATCGCAGGTCTCTAAAAATCTGTCCTAGCCACCTAAAGCCCTAATTCCAACGGCACAAATTAAACATCTTTCCCTTAGCTCGTCGCCTCATTTAAATCGAATTTACCACTTTTCTCGGCTCGCGTATGAAGGCACCGTTATTTCAACTGGCCTTCGGGTCATTTCCTACCGACTACGATGTtcatagcgattccagctagtgagTTCTTGTCATCGCGAAATatatgatcataccatcgaagatgccgcTCTCACAACTTTCCGCGACCCGCACAACCCCCTATCGACCACCGATGGCTTCATTTCGCACGTGATCATAGCGTGTTATGCCCTGCCACATTATAATCTGCATTACCagaaggcgccgttcattgcctatCATTTTTGCCCACGCCTGGGACCAATAGAGGGCACTTACTGAACGGCACTGCGGTAGTTTTCAGATTTGCGACATTTATTATTGGAACCCACTATATCCAGGCTATGCAGATgtgtgaatcaatttcatagaACAATTCAACGTTGGCGgagagcattgacccgagatacttAAACGGCCCAGTGCTGGACAGATcgttgccgctgacagtgatagtaccTGTCTCACTAGAGTCGGTCGTCAAGAACTCTCTTTTATTCGGATTCAATCGAAGATCGTGGTGTATAAGTCAATGATtgtatttttggacaagctgctcgagatcagctttattGTGAGACGCTAAGAGGGCGTCATCTGCCTAAAGCAATGTGTAGGACACTGGCCGTTAGATGTCCTGCGTGACAGTGTCAAtatcaagaacaaagaagagcgAGGTGAAGGCACTTCCTTCATGTACATCGACAGGGATACGGAGTGTTTTTGGTACatctttttttgaaatcccaatTCAATCTAGCGCACGAATTCCTCTGACACTAAATGTTGTCGCAGTGCATATCAGATGAGATTGTGTGATGCACGATCAGACGTCTTCTCTAGCTCCATTATCCTAACCGTACAGGCAACGTTCTGtcaccaatatcaaatattaacatTCAACAGCCGATATTACTAAATATTCCTTATCAATAGAGGTGAATGCCATGCATTTATCAGATTCATAGCGTAATATGTATAGTACCGCCAAGTATGTGTAAATGAAGACATTTCATATAAcagaagaagaaagcaaaagaaCCCATATACTAcagtatgtttttttttttcgtttaagaATTGTAGCTTTGATCAAGTTCTAATTTCATTTGTAATAATTCGTACCCACATTGTGTTTTGCGGATTATAAAAAGTGTATAACACCTTCgttcggtcacactgcttccAGAGTGGAGGTAAAGCAGCGCCTGATAAGttacctttgccctggacgaaaccgttagccaCCTTCGTTTTTTTACTATAGAAAGATATTTTTCACATGCAAAGAACAGGAAATCTTGATTCTGGGGAACGAGGATTACATCACTTAAAAATTTATGCATTTTGTATTGATTTGTCGGCATCGTGTGTAAGCAAGAAATCCTCgaaaacatttttcaatatCAAACCCAACTTAGAGACCAGGGAATCATATACAGATTCGAAAACGACACCCGGCATCATCACTTTGGTGATGTAGTGATGTTTGGATTGGGCTTGGTTAAATGTGATACTACGCTTTAAGGTGattatcacttttgtgatattacatacatcaaatATCCACCTTTattgcgatgttgtcaggtccatTTACTTTGCCCAGTTTCATTCGTGTAATTGGCTCTTCAACTTGTGATGCTGACAAATGGGATTTTCAAACGGCAATCGAAATGCTGACAAGGTTTGCGAAAATGATGGATGGGTAAATTTCTTTGCTCGATGTATTCTCGCCACAATCTGTCTTTTGTTAGCAATGTACCATTGTATTGTTAATACAACAGAAGTATTCAATTCTTACATGCGAAATGgcagtgtaattttttttctcacaatttggttatgtagggtatcaaacaaAAGGGATAATTGCTGATCTTATTTCCAATATTAGGCAAAATTCATGTATGGCAACTTGAGGTCgtttattaaatttcaattaatgCCTTGCAAAACAGAGGGAAATATCTCTGAACGAATTCCTTTGGGTGATAACTATACGTCAACTGAGGATGACCCAGCGGTCAGCCGATTGACTCTAAAATTAAAACTGGAGCTCAATTTAGTGGCAATGATACTGTGAAAGGAGTATCGAAGGAAAGCGACTAAAGAGCACCAGAGATAGTGATGCTGAGGAGATGATTCGGTTGGAAGATCAAATAGTAAGAATATTGGAAATGGATATTCTACGAGAGTGAGGCGGGGATAGAGActaaaactttttatttttcaaaagttaACTTCCATTTACCAGTTTACACAAATACAAAAACTAGATATACGAAATGTGATTCTGAAACACTCAGAACAGGTCTCAACACCTGCACTATCACACTCTTCTTGGGTTTCTTTTGATGATTCCGCTTCTAATATAGATACGGTTTAAAATGTTGacaattattaatattatcacTTTAATTTATGTGTACATTTatgtaatgtaaaattaaattactggataagactacgatcttgccagtccttatgtattcctcggagacttgggttcttagcaagaaaaattgcgaactcttcgccgcgttcgagagaagaatcctccgaagaattttggccccctacatagacaattccgtagcctacataacgatgaaatataTGAACGATAACacgacggttgtggataaaataccgctcaacaggttgcggtgggcggtccgtatgaatgaggatgatccagccacgAAAACCTATAAGAGCaacatctatgatagaaaaagaagacgaggtaaaccctacctgaattggtgcacctcggcgcaaaaccgggttgtcccCTTAAAGTTACATCTTTCTTCTGGTGAAATTGGTTCACGAAAgtttgttttttgctttctaaTATCTCCTTCAATAATCGTCAGTATGTAACCAAATGGTTTAGAGACATTCTGGCATATTTAAAAAGTTATTTGGGTAACTTTTTTCCCGTAAGTTAGTAGTTTCATGTATGCCGGTTCTCTTCTTTTTGACAATTTTACACTCAAGTGACCTTACGCTCATTGAATAATATACGCTACGCTGCGCTACATTCCGCTACGCTTTTAGTCTGCACTGGACCTAGTCTGCGCTCGGCCTAAATGCTTAaaagataattttggaacatttGACCGCCGTTATTTTGATCAACATTTGGTAAATAGGGTTTTCCGGAATGGTTGCGGGTTGTCGCACTTCATTTTTAAGTCGTAAATTTTGGATAACAGGGTTGTCGTTTGGGGATATTCGAAAGATTAAAATCGCAAAATATGGGGTGGCGGAATGTGAAAATTTGTCACCTCttgatttgaaattgaataaaacgtTTCAAAGCACCACCGTAGAATTCAATTAACATGCATGCAATTaactttttctcaaaattgatTGGCTCCAAAATGAGGAGCGGCAGCCCTAACCTTTTTTATCGAAAACGATCCGCGATTCGCACCCACCAACacaataaaaaatctaaaaaaacaaaCGCCCATTCTAATATTTTACACAATAGGCTCCCCGccatattttcactaatgacagaAATTACTTGTATGGTGCAAcctaacaaaactctcaaaaaccgttttggaaaaatgtctatcagcaattgaaatttcaagcaaattcaaacagactgaaTAGCCCGCGCCATGTTGTGAGACGTCACAACTCTACCGAGGAGACTTCATTGGCATGGCAACCCATAAAAATGTATAACTGTCAATTTCCCGTGGCATTTACAATTCAATTAGTGCCTTCCACAGTTCTCACAACGAATTCatgtaaattaattacattcaaaagtaacagccaaaaaacgaaaagcgccaccatattgcaaatgacgcaACAAACTCTCTCTCACGCATCGCAAAAGCTTTCCGAACTTTTCTGCGTGCGGCATTGCGCATCGAACTTGTATATTGCTTCAtacaagtccgtgtaatgaacttcatttgacagctctctcactACGGAAATACGCAGTTACTCTGCTGTTGTATTTGGGCCTTAAGCATTCGGAGATCGGAAAGACCACAAACGCGGAGGATACCGTTCCATTCCATGGATCAAGTTTGATGGCATTCCACGCAACTGCCGTGGTATGTTCAAAAAGCTTTTAGGAAACTGAATTAGGTGCAACAGGGAGTTTCGAGTTGCGACTCCTGGAAATTACAAAACTGTCAAATTGTCACTTCGATCACGATGAAAATCGAACGGGACAGGAGCCTTCGCGAGCATTTATGAGACGAAGCTATAAGCTGTGTCCGATATCACTCGAGTCTCGCGATGTGTACGGACAAGCACCACCAAAGTCGTTACCTTTGGCTTGTGAGTTTACTGCCAAAAAGGGATTTTGAGGAGGTAATTATTTAGGAGATACTCTTCAGCTGATTTGACATTTCATCGCCATGCGAAGGCGATCGAAATCCGACAGAATACTCGCGATTAGACACAAATCTCAAACGGTACGCGTTTGTTTGCAAGAATTCTTCAGAACTCGCATTCATAGTGTGCAGTCTTATTTGGCGAATCACAACTTGGTGACGAAAACCGCGTATGTTTCACGAATCTAGACATGCAAAATCACAGATTAGTAAATAGAGAAATCAGGGAGCAAATAAGATCGGCTTTAGTTGCCTTTCTGTAGAATTATATATAAAGCTAACTCTACCGAACACTCAACGTAAATACTCACCAACTCAACTCACAAGGCTCTTCCATCTCTTCTTTATGCCCGCTTATATTATCCGTTAACTTGTTTTGGCCCCGGCAGCCTAATATCAATGCCGTAGCTTATTTGACATATATAGCAAGAACATGGATTACATCGACGCTTTCCCGGATTGACACTTAGGTTAAAGGCAGTGTACACAGACTAGACAAGGTAATATCAATACGAAACGTCAAATTGATGATAACGTCACTTGGACTGATACAATGTGTagtgaaaattaataaatatccGGTATCACTGGAACTATCATGGCTAAAGGAGAGTTATAGATTAAGATTTGTAGGAAACATCTCTGCTATGAAAAAGTCCATATCTATGAAAATCGACAGAAACATCTGAGAgatattcgattttaaaattccAATTTGATAAGATagtcacagatttgttggttctgcgACCAAAAATGAAATCATGACTAGaatttattattagcaaattggATCACGATTATGTTCGATAAAGAGCATAAACGTAACATGAACGCaccaaattaataaataatattaataactttTCTCTTTTTAGTGGGCGGTTCTGGAAGGAAATAATTTCGATGCCTAATTCGAAAATAGAGACAGCATTTTAAAAATAGCTTTTTAACGAAATCGCCTTTTGAAGTAACTTTTGTCACTAAAATTttatcatttaaatatttcgtacGGCCGTGTCCGCATTTCACTTTTGCTCACTGTATATAGTTATGACCCGAACTAGAACTAACGAAATTATTCAAAGGTAGAATTTTGGCTGCttctaataaattaaatatcaaTTCAAAAACGTCTAAAAAGGATCTTAGTGCCAACGAATTTCGATGTTGTGTTGTGATTATTCTCATAAAACAATAATTAAAACCGATCCAGCAGTTCCTGAGGTTTCCGAAGATATTTGCGACCATTTGGAGTGTAAAAAGTTATTAAGTCTAAATACATATCGAAACCGCATAGCGAATATTATCatttttaaaagtactgggcACTTGCCCACGAAAGAGTagtccgcgcactgaatagCAGAAATAAGTTCCTTCTCAAATATGTGCGGCCCGCTATCAAGTAGATGGTAGGCTCAAGACAACTcatctcaaagaaaaattttcatCTCTATAAGCTTAAACCAGTTTAGGTTCTAACAACGCGATTTCGGTCGTTACaattcatacccttggcggATTTTGAATTCAATATAAACGAGCCAAATACCACCGGTCACGCCGCTCCGGGTAGAGAGaggtcaagatattaataaatctatggtgaaaaaaattctaaaaaatgcATTAGAGTCTTTATTCATTTCTTCTTAAGTGGGATGACCCACTTAGTAGAAGTTTAACGAAACTAGCAGATACGACAAACGCTTATTGTAGGCAGTCGCATTCAACTCTTATTGAGGGATTTCACATATCTGACAGATATGACTTTGCAAGGAACACTGCAATTGAGGC of Hermetia illucens chromosome 4, iHerIll2.2.curated.20191125, whole genome shotgun sequence contains these proteins:
- the LOC119654523 gene encoding little elongation complex subunit 2 isoform X1, producing MEEPCELSWSWYKIRQSREYLKYFDDTFSAKNSDIFFCHLNEIEAPLTSKNETQLSIDYEAVSIDPRSKKVIVNPIVDNSELVSKTRMSKMFAVFTKVSALTEKEHKSGLQVLLHDQEKMKTSSQVLTSNKRVQEMKEFNAIVEKMLCVEPIRTSRLKEVLIAQYLQILQNKAQKIINKGNQFYSIQSAIPFGSKNENAIQYTQGEIVKQSGDVIEYLPNFNFTNVLKSEKSISEIEFLSFQTSNQENIERLFAETAIILPEASAILLLNCCPTLESWEIAFKITPSDCNSNGLISFDEPLPLRSGTEFVCHQTLEYIIRQQMLSKADCRCLSLDDGKIRKNTYGEHMDIHAVDLDCDYHIVDYNEYLHKKTPRPSESIAFSSSEIFRKWAIKRKSSNANSMQMNIITKTSVPFFQFENGEPTFVNLSLKIENKIDFGAELMTKNELTREWLRQYLISNGFTKRVRLDAHDSKLIAIQNLDLNDIEAELKRLYNTSPEDMLSPLFSMLTLIQNFPVGDYLLKFNPKFSDKLMVYSKASTNSVNGINLPELYESIRFKGNFIQSSDYIPIDGNVVTDWHKTYNVLPCCFPHWHISEKSLHKELDKAATQSKRTRKKAKMNKSEVKNDYIYGNNDLRKMPNLNSIIRSDSSGAHLLSTKLLEKSKITIRSKISKKKKGLRNKLSGILKRNSGIY
- the LOC119654523 gene encoding uncharacterized protein LOC119654523 isoform X2, translating into MEEPCELSWSWYKIRQSREYLKYFDDTFSAKNSDIFFCHLNEIEAPLTSKNETQLSIDYEAVSIDPRSKKVIVNPIVDNSELVSKTRMSKMFAVFTKVSALTEKEHKSGLQVLLHDQEKMKTSSQVLTSNKRVQEMKEFNAIVEKMLCVEPIRTSRLKEVLIAQYLQILQNKAQKIINKGNQFYSIQSAIPFGSKNENAIQYTQGEIVKQSGDVIEYLPNFNFTNVLKSEKKTAIILPEASAILLLNCCPTLESWEIAFKITPSDCNSNGLISFDEPLPLRSGTEFVCHQTLEYIIRQQMLSKADCRCLSLDDGKIRKNTYGEHMDIHAVDLDCDYHIVDYNEYLHKKTPRPSESIAFSSSEIFRKWAIKRKSSNANSMQMNIITKTSVPFFQFENGEPTFVNLSLKIENKIDFGAELMTKNELTREWLRQYLISNGFTKRVRLDAHDSKLIAIQNLDLNDIEAELKRLYNTSPEDMLSPLFSMLTLIQNFPVGDYLLKFNPKFSDKLMVYSKASTNSVNGINLPELYESIRFKGNFIQSSDYIPIDGNVVTDWHKTYNVLPCCFPHWHISEKSLHKELDKAATQSKRTRKKAKMNKSEVKNDYIYGNNDLRKMPNLNSIIRSDSSGAHLLSTKLLEKSKITIRSKISKKKKGLRNKLSGILKRNSGIY